The Montipora capricornis isolate CH-2021 chromosome 3, ASM3666992v2, whole genome shotgun sequence genome window below encodes:
- the LOC138040018 gene encoding uncharacterized protein, which translates to MVRALKENTYVDNLMQMGRDQEQRVKFKKESTEILENARFSVHKWESNVGSLESENMPNPSKILGHTWNKEEGTLEFPAKPFAEDQPVTKRTILSYLGAIYDPLGIVSPTMAQRKHIYRQACDEKMEWNAEVSSHLRDEWFKWTKQLKTVEIPRSVATLIREITGVHLPLFADASNLACCAATVAVVEQQGGMSKGLLTSKSQISKRNTSISRLELVSGHMAANVAKNLHGALQRWLISYTTIWMDSMVALYWLTNRAMAWNVFVANRVRKIAEATCEIGITWKYVPTDINSADLGSRGATIAKMERGNWLTGPNWLLDETQWPQQPKLKCTEVADEQCRPTP; encoded by the coding sequence ATGGTCAGAGCACTGAAGGAGAACACCTATGTCGACAACCTTATGCAAATGGGAAGAGATCAGGAGCAGCGggtgaaatttaaaaaagagaGCACTGAAATCCTCGAGAATGCTAGGTTTTCAGTTCATAAGTGGGAATCAAATGTTGGATCTCTGGAGAGCGAGAACATGCCGAACCCTAGTAAGATTCTGGGACACACATGGAACAAGGAAGAAGGCACTCTGGAGTTCCCAGCAAAGCCTTTCGCTGAAGATCAACCTGTGACTAAGCGGACTATCCTCAGCTACTTGGGAGCTATCTATGATCCGCTCGGGATAGTCTCACCCACTATGGCGCAAAGGAAGCATATCTATCGACAAGCCTGTGATGAGAAGATGGAGTGGAATGCAGAGGTCTCCAGCCATTTGAGAGATGAGTGGTTTAAATGGACAAAGCAACTTAAGACTGTTGAGATACCCAGAAGCGTAGCCACTTTAATTAGAGAGATTACGGGAGTGCATCTTCCTCTCTTTGCAGATGCTAGTAACCTAGCATGCTGTGCAGCGACAGTTGCAGTTGTGGAACAACAAGGGGGTATGTCTAAGGGTCTGCTAACTTCGAAGTCGCAGATATCAAAGAGAAACACTTCTATATCGAGACTAGAACTTGTCAGCGGCCATATGGCGGCAAACGTGGCAAAGAACCTACATGGTGCTCTGCAACGTTGGCTCATCAGTTATACTACCATTTGGATGGACAGCATGGTTGCGCTGTATTGGCTGACTAATCGCGCAATGGCATGGAACGTGTTTGTGGCCAACAGAGTGAGAAAGATAGCAGAAGCCACCTGTGAGATTGGGATTACTTGGAAGTACGTTCCAACAGATATCAACTCGGCAGACCTTGGAAGTAGAGGGGCGACCATTGCGAAGATGGAGAGAGGAAACTGGCTGACTGGCCCTAATTGGCTATTGGATGAAACGCAGTGGCCACAGCAGCCAAAGTTGAAATGCACTGAAGTGGCAGATGAACAGTGTAGACCCACCCCTTAG
- the LOC138040019 gene encoding uncharacterized protein: MTAWMLRFISNCRARRNKLNGRSGPLVTEEITTARTCWVRRVQRADQASLQSPGWKLVEDEHTGVLKCEGRVKGYRPTYLPGGPLAEKLVAHVHNQIMHLGVANTMASVRESWWILKYSPSGRTKHHQRAPCRNTGQRGVDRSRSPE, translated from the coding sequence ATGACGGCTTGGATGTTGAGGTTCATCAGTAACTGCAGAGCAAGAAGAAACAAGTTGAATGGAAGATCGGGTCCATTAGTAACCGAAGAGATCACTACTGCGAGAACCTGTTGGGTGAGAAGAGTTCAGAGAGCAGACCAAGCAAGTTTACAATCGCCAGGATGGAAGCTAGTAGAAGATGAACACACAGGCGTTCTCAAGTGTGAAGGCAGAGTTAAAGGATACAGGCCCACGTACCTTCCAGGAGGACCGCTGGCTGAGAAGCTCGTGGCTCATGTACACAATCAGATAATGCATCTTGGTGTTGCTAATACAATGGCAAGTGTAAGAGAGAGTTGGTGGATTCTGAAGTATTCTCCATCAGGCCGTACGAAACACCACCAACGAGCGCCCTGCCGGAATACAGGACAGAGGGGAGTAGACCGTTCGAGGTCGCCGGAGTAG
- the LOC138040020 gene encoding uncharacterized protein has translation MESVVMDIARTLNNRPLTYVEAEGEEEVLTPNVIMWGRDAYPIQDIELIEDDKEKLTKMNKRLEEAKALAWRRWKREYIHSLLEGHRLNKEEGATPVDGEVVLVVGDERNRGEWKKGKVTRLIQGKDGVVRDVILLHKGHTIERPLRLVCPLEIRGADHSVHLQEGRRDEVQPRNQRVRRPAAQQAAERIAVQMRAEEED, from the coding sequence ATGGAATCGGTCGTGATGGACATAGCAAGGACCTTGAACAATCGCCCCCTGACTTACGTGGAGGCGGAGGGAGAAGAGGAGGTGCTTACACCAAACGTGATCATGTGGGGACGTGATGCTTACCCAATCCAAGACATCGAACTTATCGAAGATGACAAGGAGAAGCTGACGAAGATGAATAAAAGATTGGAAGAAGCTAAGGCCCTTGCATGGAGACGATGGAAGAGAGAATACATCCACAGTCTACTGGAAGGTCACCGTTTAAACAAGGAAGAGGGAGCTACACCCGTAGACGGAGAAGTTGTTCTTGTCGTTGGAGACGAAAGGAACCGTGGAGAGTGGAAGAAAGGGAAGGTAACGCGCCTCATTCAAGGCAAGGACGGTGTTGTTAGAGATGTGATTTTGTTGCACAAGGGCCACACTATTGAGAGACCTCTACGGCTAGTTTGTCCATTGGAGATACGAGGAGCGGATCACAGTGTTCACCTGCAAGAGGGGAGGAGAGACGAAGTGCAGCCGAGGAACCAGAGAGTGCGGAGACCTGCAGCTCAACAGGCAGCTGAAAGGATTGCAGTACAAATGCGAGCAGAAGAGGAGGACTAA